The Streptomyces sp. A2-16 sequence CGGGGGTGAAGACCTGGAAGGCCTGGATGGTCTGCAGGACCAGGTTGAAGAAGAGCACCGGGGACAGCATGGGCACGGTCACGGACAGGAACTGCCGCCACCGGCCCGCCCCGTCCACCGCGGCCGCCTCGTACAGCTCGGCCGGGATCTGCTGGAGCCCGGCGAGGAAGATGACCATCGGCGCCCCGAACTGCCACACCGTCAGCAGCGCGACGGCCAGCAGCGCCCAGCCGGGCTTGTTGACCCAGCCGCCGGTGCCGAACAGGTTGTCCACGGTGCCGCCGTCGTTGAAGACGGCCCGCCAGACGAGGGCGATCGACATGGAGGCGCCGAGCAGCGAGGGGGCGTAGAACGCGGAACGGTAGAAGGCCTTGCCGCGCTTCATGGACTTCAGGGCGAGGGCCACGACCAGGGCGAGCGCCAGCTGCAGGGGCACGGCTATGACGACGTACGTCACCGTCGTGACGACCGAGCGCCAGTACCGCGGGTCCTCGGTGAACATCTGCGTGTAGTTGCGCAGTCCCACCCAGTGGGGCGGGTCGAAGAGGTTGTAGTCGGTGAAGGACAGGTACAGCGAGACGGCCATCGGCAGCAGGGTGAGGACGCTCGCTCCGAGGACCCACGGGGAGAGGAACACCCAGGCGGCGCCCTCGCGTTCACGCCGGGGACGGCGCTTCGGGGTGGCGGCGCCGGCCCCCTTCGTCGCCGTCGGGATCGCGGTGGTGGTCATGACCTCAGCTCCACCTTCGCCTCGGTGACGTAGTTCTCGGCGGCCTCGCGGGGCGACATGCGCTCGTAGGAGACCTGGTCGTAGTCGCGCTGGAAGGTGCTCTGGAGGGCGTTGTCACCGGAGGGCGGGGCCTGCGGCGGATCCTTCAACCTGCCTTCGAGGGAGGCCTGGTAGTCGGCGACCGTCCTGTCGAAGTCCTTGAGGAGCGGTGCGGTCTCCTTGCGGATGGTCTCGTTGACGGGGATGCCGCGGGTGGCGCCCAGGATCCTCGCCGCGTCGTCGTCGTTGAGGAGGAAGTCGACGAGCCGGGCGGCCTCCTCTGCGTGGCCCGTGTGGGCGGAGACGCCGAGGAACATCGAAGGCTTGAAGTACTGGCCGGGAGTGCCGTCAGGGCCGGACGGCATGGGCGCCAGGGCGATCCCGGTCGGGACGATGGCGAGGTAACCGCTCGACGGGGCGTCCCAGTTGGTGTCGGAGACGGCCTTGCCGCGGCCCAGCGGGGTGTTCTCCACGGAGCCGTCGAGCTGGGTGGTCTGCTCGGCCGGGGAGACGACGCCCTCGCGCCTCAACTCGTCGGTGAACGTCCACCACTTGGTGAGGTCGGCGGCGGTGAAGCCCAGGCCGCCGCTCTTGGTGTAGAGGGCCTTGCCCCGGCCGCGCAGCCAGACCTCGAAGGCGTCCTCGCTCTGCCCGGGGTCGGTGGCACCGGGCTTGCCGGTCCTCTTCTTCAACTCCCGCACGGAGTCGGCCCATCGGGACCAGGTCCAGCCCGCGCGAGGGAGCGGCACCCCGGAGCCCCGCCAGGCCTTGACGTCGTAGACGACGGTCTCGGTACCCCGGCCCTGCGGGATCGCGTACTGGCCGCCGTCCACGCGGCCGGTGGCGAGCAGCCCGGGGTCGATCTCGGAGGTGCGCAGGACGGCCTTCTGCTTCGCCAGGTCGAGCAGGACGCCACCGGAGGCGTACTGGTCGATCTGGCGGTAGTCGAGCTGCATCACGTCGGGTGCGTCGCCGCCCGAGGCCTGGACGGCGAGCTTCTGCTTGTAGGCGTCGTATCCCGAGAACGACGTCTGCACGGATATGTTCGGGTGCTGTTTCTCGAACAGGGCGACGGCCTGCTCGGTGCGCTCCGCACGGTCGGGGTTGCCCCACCACGTGTAGCGGAGCACGACCTTGCCGCCGCCGACCGATTCCCCGGATCCCCCGCAACCGGCCGCCAGCGCGCAGAGCGCTAGTGCGACGGCCGAAGCGCAGAACCCCTTTGTCCTGTGTCCGGGCATGCCGAGGTCACCTCATCCCTTCCTCGGACTTTCTACGGCCCCCCTCGGAACTCCCCCCGGGACGAACCGTGTTACTCGCCGCGGTACGGCAGTGTCGTCCCCGGAAGGTTGTACTCGTCGCGTCTGCCGCACATCCCGAAGCCGCCGAGGCGGGTCGGGGCGGCCTCGTGCGCCGTCGCCTCCTTGAGATACGCCGGCTCTCCGGTGGCGAGGGCGTCGAGCTGGGTGCCGGTGCGCTCGGCGGTGGCCAGTGCTCCGGCCCGCCACAGTTCGCGCCAGTGCGGCACCTTGTCCCGCACCAGGCGGGCGGCGGCGCGCTGGAACTCCAGGTACGGAACGTTGTCGCCGTCGGTCAGGGCTTCGCGCAGCGCGAGGTAGCCCTCGACGGCGAGGTCCCTGCGGCGTCGGGCGGCGGTGGCCGTCTCCGGTCCCGTGCCGGACGGGAGCCGGGCCGCCGCCGCGTACCGCTCGGGGTCGGCGAGCACCTCCGGCGGGAAGGTGAAGACGGCGTCCCCGGCCTCGGGCAGGCCGCTGTTCTGCATCAGCACCGTGATGCGCAGGTCACCGCCCTGGACCATGCGGTGCACGGTGCCCGGCGTGAACCAGGCGATCGAGCCGGGCTCCAGGGGGATCTCGCGGTAGCCGTCGGGGCTCAGGGTCTGGACGGCACCCCGGCCGCCGGTGACGACGTAGGCCTCGGTGCACACCAGGTGCAGATGCGGGCTGCCGCCGCAGACGCCGTCGGCGGCCTCCCAGTCGTAGGCGCTCAGGTGCGAGAGGCCGACGGCGCCGGGCAGCGGGTGCGGCAGCAGCGGCTGGACCGGGTCCGGCTCGACCTGCCCGGGTCCGCCGCTCACCACGGCAGCCCCTTCAGGTGCTCACCCACCCGTTCGGAATCCCAGGCGCCGTCGGCGACCACCAGCCGGTAGCGGTACTCGAAGGACTCCCCCGGCGGCAGCTCGAACTCCTCGAAGAACGCCCAGGAGAACGCGACCGTCGGGAAGGGCTCGGAGCGCACGAACCAGTGCGACTCGTGGATCGCGGACCGCGCGTCGAGGTTCTCGGGGGCGTGCGCGAAGACGAGTGTGGAGTGGGCGTCCACGTCGTCGTGCTCGGTGGTGAAGGCGAGCCAGGGGCTCTGGCTGCCCATCAGTTTGTCCGCGTCGCCGTCGGTGTCCGGGGCGAAGACCGCGCCGCCGGTGAAGTCACGGGGGCCGCGCCACTGGAGTCCGGTGTAGCCGGCCATCTCACGGCCCGCGGTGGTGGGGGAACCGAAGGCGAGGGGCTCGTCGCGGGTGTTGGTGAGGCGGATCGACCAGTCCAGGGCCCAGGAGCCGGCTTCCTCGTCGACCGAGTGGACGGTGATGCCGCGGACCTCGCGCGCCCATTCGGTGCCGCCGTTCTCCACCCAGGTGAGCTCCTCGGTGAAGGTGAGGCGGTCGTCCTCGACCGTCAGCTGCGGGAAGCCGTCGTGCCGCATCGAGCCGACGCGCTCGGGCAGGGGCAGATACCCCTGCCCGTGGACGTAGCAGTTGCCGCCCCAGAAGTTCTGCCCCGACAGATGACTCGCCGTCATCTGCAGGCCCTTGTGCCAGCGGTGGTCGTTGGGCCGGTAGCCGGTCACCGTGCGGCCGCCGAGGGTGCGCACCGGGTGGGCGTAGGGCTTCTTGGCCTCGAAGGCGTCGGGGTCGGGGCGGTAGACGTAGCGGAGGATCTCCGTGCCGTTCGCCGCCTCGACGGCGATGTGCTCGCCGTGGACGTGGCTGACGCGGATGCTCATGCGCGCTCCTTGGGGGCCCAGTGGGGGTGGTCGCCGTGCATGGCCGGGTAGAACGGGTCGCCGGGGGCGATGTCGCCCGCGTGCACGGGCCGGCCCGTGAACGCCGACTTGTAGAGCGCGGCGGCGAACTCGAGGGTGGCACGCGCGTCCGCACCGCTGCCGGGCGGCCTGACACCGTTGTCGTACGCGTCGAGGAGCGCGCCGAGCTGGGCCGCGTGGGAGCTGGGCACGTCGGTGGCGGGGCTGCGCCAGGCGTCGGCGCGGTCGGCGGCCACGTGGGGGGCGGGGGTGTAGGTCCAGTCGACGTTGCGATGGCCGTAGAGGTGGGTGAGTTCGACGGTCGCGTCGGCGCAGTCGATGCGGATGCGGCTCACCTCGTCGGGTGAGAGCACGCTGTTGACGACGGTGGCGAGGGCGCCGTTCTCGAACCGGACGAGGGCCGTGGAGACGTCCTCGCTCTCGGTGTCGTGGACCAGCCGGGCCGCCATGGCGCGGATCTCCGCCCAGGGGCCGAGCAGGTGCAGGAGGAGGTCGTACTGGTGGATGCCGTGGCCCATGGTCGGCCCGCCGCCCTCACTGGCCCAGGTCCCGCGCCAGGGTACGGCGTAGTAGGCGGCGTCCCGGTACCAGGTGGTCTGGCAGTGCGCGACCCGGGGAGCGCCGAGCTCGCCGCTCGTGAGGAGTTCGCGCGCGTGGACGGCGCCGGAGCCGTAGCGGTGCTGGAAGACGACGCTTGCGTAGGCACCGGAGGCCTCCTCGGCCGCCGCGATGTCGTCGTACTCGGCGAGGGACAGCGTCAGCGGCTTCTCGCACAGCACCCAGGCACCGGCCTTGAGGGCGGCCACCGTCTGCTCCCGGTGCAGCGACGGCGGGGTGCCGATGAGCACCAGATCGGGGCGTACGGCGTCCAGCATCGCGTCGACCGAGGTGTACCCGGCGACCTCACCGCCCGCGAGTTCCCGGAAGGCGTCGAGTCTGCCCTGGTCCACGTCGACGGCGGCCACCAGTTCCGTGCGCTCGGCGTGGGCCCTGAGCGCGGACAGATGGCTGCCGCTGACGATGGCGCCGGTGCCGACCACGGCTACGCGGCGGCGGGCTGGACGGGGCATACGGTCCTCCTCGGGCGTCCGGCAGGGGGACGCTGACGTGCGGGGAAAGCGCTTGCTCCCCGGGGAAGACCCTAGATCCCCGGGGATTGTCCTAACAAGACCCCGGGCGGTGATATCGGTGACCACGCCACGCACACCGTTCGTCCACCTGGCCGACTCGGGCGATTCCGGCGCCCTCGCCCCGCACCCGCCGTCCGCGCGCGAGGCCGGCGGGCGCCCCCGCTCAGAGCACGGCGAGCAGGTCGTCGAGCGGGGCGGGCACACGGTCGGGGTCGAGGGCCTCGACGAGGACGCGGCCGTAGTGGATCTTGCGCCCCTTCTTCGTGCCGAGGAAGCGGCGCAGCTGCTGCTCGGCGGTGCGATCCCGCTGGGCGGGCTGGGACAGGAAGGTCTGCAGGGGCCGCAGGTCTCCCTCCTCGCGCACGAGCTCCCGCACCCGTGTCACACCGAGCGCGCGGATGAGCTCGTCCTCCAGGTCCGCAGCGCAGACGAAGTAGCCGTCCGGTGCCGCGCCGGCCCGCTCCCAGCCGCGGGCGTAGAAGGGGCGTTCCCGCTCGTCGCAGAGTCCCGTCAGGCGCAGGCCGAGGCCCGAGGGGCCGAGAAGTCCGGCGAAGCGGCCCACGCTCATCGCCCCGCCCATCGCGAGGACGCAGAGCCCCTCGGCGGCCAGGTCCCGGCCCCGGCTCGCGGCCAGCGCCTCCACCGCCGCCACGTCGCTCGGCCCTTCGAGCAGGACGACGGTCCGGACGGACAGCTCTGCGGCCAGTGCGCGTGCGGGCTCGCCCGGGCCACCGGCCGCCCACGCCGTGACCGCGTCCCGGAACTCCCCCATGTCAGCCATGGCACGAGTCTGTGCCCTCACCGGCCCCGGCACCAGGCAATTTCCGCCCGCCGTACGCATCGGACCGTGTCCTGGTGCGTCACCCGGATCTCGGGCCGGCCGCGCGGAACCTGCGCTGCTTCACGAGCCGCACCTGCGTTCCTTGGACGGTCGCCGTGACCGAGTCCCTGAACCCCCATGTCGGCCCTGGCACGACTCGGTGTCCTTCCCCGCCGCGCACCCCGAACTCACCGGACCGTCTCCTGGTGCGTCACGCGGATCTTGGACTGGCCGTGCGGGAGTTCCTCCCAGTCGTCCATGAAGCGGGCGCGCAGGCCGTGCTTCTCGGCCAGGGCCACGAGGGTTCCGACGCGGTAGTAGAAGTCCTCCCGGAGCACGTGGTGTTCCTCGCCCTCGGTGCGGTCGAAGGTGAAGTCGAACCAGCCGCCCGGGGCGAGCACCCGGCCGACGTGGGCCAGGCACTCCTCGATCACCGGCAGCGGCGAGTGCGAGAAGACGCTGTGCGCGTGGACGACGTCGAAGTGGGCGTCCGGCAGGAAGTGCAAGGTCAGGTCGCGGACCGGGGTCAGGGTCGGCAGCCGCTTCTGGAGGTCCATCGCCACCAGGGTGTCCTGCGCGGCGAAGAGGATGTCCGGCGAGATGTCGATCCCGTAGTAGTGGCCCGGCTCCAGATGGCGGATGAAGCGCCATCCGCCGCGCAGGTTGCCGCAGCCGATCTCCAGCATGCGGTGCCCGGGACGCAGACCGTGGCCGAGCAGGTAGTCGAACTGCATCGCCCCGAGCGCCAGCCAGCGCTCCCGGTTGCGGCTGCCGACGGCCGCGTCCGGGTCGGCGCGGGTGTCGGAGCGCATCACGGCTCGGTAGTAGGAGATGTGGTCCGGGTGCCGGTGGCGCAGCCACAGGTCGCGGGCGGCGCGGGCCACGTGCCGGGGCACGCGGTCGGGGTGGCGCAGTGCGTAGCCGACGCGGTGGCCGAGGGCGGCACGGTTCGCGGTGAGGTTCCTGGCGGGCATCCTGGGCCTTTCGGAGGGGGTCGGTGTGCTGCCAAGCCTCGGTGCGGCGACCGGGTGTCCCGATCGGCCGGCAGGCTCTCGCCCGGGGGAGGTTCGGGCGAGGGCCATGTCAGCCGATCGGTTGATGCGGTGCCGCGTCCGGCACGCTAGACACGGAGCATGGACCACACCGATCCGGACGAGCGCTGGCTGGGCGCGGTCGTGCACGGCGCGTTCTTCCTGCTCCTCGCCTCGTCGTTCGCCCGCTTCCTGAGCCGCGACCAGGGCGGGGCGCGCACCGGCTGGGTGGTGGCGCTGTTCGCCTTCTTCTGTCTGCTGTACGTCCTCGGACACCTGCTGGCGCCGCCGCCGCGCCCGGGGCTGCCGCCCACCCGGCGTCATCTGGTGTGGCTGGGCTCGGCCACCGCCGTCTGGGTCGTCCTGCTCGTGCTCGCGCCGAGCGCCACCTGGTGCGTGATGCCCCTGCTCTTCGCGGGACTGCACGCACTGCCGCCGAGGATCGCGGTGCCGGCGGCTGCCGTGCTCACCGCGCTGGTCGTGCTCTCGGAGATACGGGTGGCCGACGGACCGCTCAACCCGAACATGGTCGTGGCCCCGCCGGCCGTCGCCGCGGTCGCCACCGCCGTACTCGTCCATCTGCAACGGCAGGGCGCCCGGCAGCGGGTGCTGATCGAGGACCTGGTGCGCACCCGGCACGAACTGGCCGCCACCGAGCGGCGGGCCGGGGTGCTGGCGGAGCGGCAGCGGCTGTCCGCGGAGATCCACGACACCCTCGCGCAGGGCCTGTCCAGCCAGCGGATGCTGCTCCAGGCCGCCGAGCGGGTGTGGGGGGCCGATCAGGGCGCGGCGCGGGAACATGTCCGGGCGGCGGCGGAGATCACCTCGCGCAGCCTCGCCGAGGCCCGGCGTTTCGTGCACGACCTGGCGCCCGCCGACCTCGCGGAGCGGTCCCTCGCCGAGGCCCTCGGCGAGCTCGCCCGGCGGGAGAGCGGTCCGGGGCTGGCCGTGGAGTTCCGGCTGGACGGGGAGCCGGGGCCGCTGCCGGAGCGGGTCGCGGCGGCGCTGCTGCGCATCGCCCAGGGCGCCCTGGCCAACGTGCGGGAGCACGCGGCGGCGACCCGGGCCGCGCTCACGCTGACATGGCTGGACGACCAGGTCTCGCTGGACGTCGCCGACAACGGGCGGGGATTCGAGGGGGCCGGGACCCCGGGGGCCGAGGGGTCGACGCGGGGGCACGGCCTGCCCGCCATGCGGATCCGGGCCCGCCAGGCCGGCGGCGCGCTCACCGTGGAGTCCACGCCGGGAGAGGGCACCGTGGTGTCGGCCGCCGTTCCGCTCGTCGTCAAGGAGCCCGCCCTGTGAGTACGGTGCCGTCGGCCTCCCCCGTCCGGCTGCTGCTCTGCGACGACCATGCCGTCGTCCGCGCCGGGCTGCGGGCCCTGCTCTCCAGCGCGGACGGCATCGACGTGGTCGGGGAGGCCGCGACCGGTGAGGAGGCGCTCGCCATGGCGGCCCACCTCGACCCCGACGTCGTCCTGATGGATCTGCAACTCGACGGGGGCATGGACGGGGTGACGGCCACCCGGCGGCTGACCGGCCGAGGCGACGGGGGCCCGCGCGTGCTGGTGCTCACCATGTTCGACACCGACGCCGACATCACCCGCGCCATCGAGGCGGGCGCCACCGGTTATCTCCTCAAGGCGGAACAGCCGGAGGAGTTGTTCTCGGCCATCCGTGACGCGGCGTCGGGCCGCGGGACGCTGTCCGCCCCGGTGGCCGACCGGCTGCTGACCCGGCTGCGCAGCCCGCGCCCCGCCCTGTCCGCCCGCGAGCACGAGATCCTCGCCCAACTCGCCCGTGGCCTCGGCAATCGGGAGATCGCCCGGGCCCTGTTCATCAGCGAGGCGACGGTCAAGACCCATCTGGGAAGGATCTACGGCAAGTTGGGCGTCGAGACCCGGGCGGGCGCGGTCGCCGTCGCCAAGGAACGGCGGCTGTTGCCGTGACCGGCTGCGGGAACCGGGGACGGGATCCGAGGCCGGGAACCGAGGGCGTCCGATCCGCACTCTTCCGTTACGGCAGACACCCTTGACAGCATGCGTACTGTTTGGCGACGTTTGATCCTTGCCGACACTTCGATCGGCGGGACGCGGACGCCGCGTCGTGGGGGGAATTGGGGGGAACGATCGCCCATGCGATCCAAGAGCAGTGACACGGACATAACGATCCACAGACCCGAAGAGCTCGCCGCCTCGCTCCGCACGGCCTGGCACCGGGCGATGGACGAGTCGCCCGACTACGCCAACCCGTTCCTGGCGCCGGAGTTCGCGGCCGGGATCGGCAGACACCGCGCCGGCGCCGCCCGGGTGGCGGTCCTGCACCAGCGCGGCGAGGCCGTGGGCTTCCTCCCGTACGAACGCGGTCCCTTCGGCGTCGGCCGGGCCATCGGCCTCGGACTGTCCGACTGCCAGGGCCTCGTGCACCGCCCCGGCGTCACCTGGGACACCCGGGCGCTGCTGAAGGCCTGCCGGCTCTCGGTGTTCGAGTTCGACCACCTCGTCGAGGAGCAGAAGCCCTTCGCCCCGTACGTCACGGGGACGTTCCCCTCCCCGGTGATCGATCTGAAGGTCGGCAGCGACAGTTACCCGGAGTGGCTGCGCGGGGCGTACCCGGGGCTGGCCAAGACGACCCTCAAGAAGGAGCGCCGGCTCACGCGTGACCTGGGGGAGATGCGGTTCGTGTTCGACGAGCGCGACCCGGGGCCGCTGCGCACGCTGATGCAGTGGAAGTCCGCCCAGTACCGCAGGACGGGCCGGATGGACCGGTTCGCGCGGCCCTGGATCGTGCAGCTGGTGGAGGACCTCTTCCAGATCCGCGAGGAGCACTTCACCGGCCTCCTGTCGGTGCTGTACGCCGGTGACCGGCCGGTGGCAGCCCACTTCGGGCCGACCTCCCGCACGGTCTTCGCCCCGTGGTTCACCGCGTACGACCCCGAACTGCGCTACTACTCCCCCGGCCTGATCATGCATCTGCGGATGGCCGAGGCGGCGGGCCGGCGCGGGGCGCGGCTGATGGACATGGGGCGCGGCGACAAGGAGTGGAAGGACTGGCTCAAGACCCGTGAGCTGCGTGTGGCGGAAGGATTCGCCACCCGCCCCCATCCGGTCGCCACGGCGCACCGCCTGTGGCGCCGGCCGGTGCGGGGGCTGCGCAACACGGTCAACGCCCACCCGGCTCTGCGCGAGCCCGCCGACCGCCTCCTGAAGACCGTCGGCACGCTGCGCACCTCCAGTCACCGCTCGGACTCCGACAGCGCGGGACCGCTGGCGAGCTGACGAGCCCGCCGACCCGTTTCCACAGGGGGCGCGCCCGTGCGCCCTTGTCCCTGGCCGTTTTCCGGCCCGTCGACACAAGGGGTGCCGATGCCGTACGGCTCGCGGCTGGCCGCGACGATGACCCGGCGACTTGGACGCGAGTGCGTCTACACGCCCTCGGCCCGACTGGCCCTGTACCTGGCGCTCAGGCGCTGGTGCCGGCCGGGCGCGCGGGTGCTCATGTCACCGGTGAACGACGACGTGATCCTGTTCGTGGTCCTCGCGGCCGGTCTGCGCCCCGTGCAGGCGCCCGTGTCCGTGTGGGACGGCAACATCGACCCGGCCGCGGTGCCGGAGTCCACCTGGCGGAACGTGGACGCGGTCCTGACCACCAATCTGTACGGCGTGCCCGACCGGGTTCTCGAACTGCAGCGGCGTTGCGCACAGTTGGGCATCCCGTTGTTCGAGGACGCGGCGCACGCGATCGGCAGCCATGTGGACGGGCAGCCGGTGGGGACCTTCGGCAAGGCGGCGGCGTTCAGCCTGTCCAAGCATGTGGCGGGGATGGCGGGCGGCTTCCTCGCCGTCGAGGACGCGCGCACCCGCCGCGAGCTGGAGCTGCTGCGGGACGATCTGCTGACCCCCGGCCGGCTGCGCGAGGACCTGACCACGACCCTGCGTCCGCTGGCCCGGTCCGCCGTCCGCTCGCTCCACCTGGTCCGCCCGGTGTGGCGGACGATGGAGCGCCTCGGGCTGATGGAGCGCGACGCGTTCCGGATGGCCCTGCACGCGCCGCGGCTCGCCGCCTCGGGCCGCGAGGCGCCGAGCCTGACCGCGTACGAGCGGTGGGTCCGCGTCGATCTGCACGGCTACCGCTCCCGGCACGGCTCGCTGGTCTGCGGCCAGCTGGCGCTGCGGCTGGCCCGGCTCGACGAGGACCTCACCCGGCGCCGGGCCGGGGTCGCCCTGCTGGCGGGCACACCGTGGGCCTCACCGGCCCTGCGCGACCGTACGGCGCACGACGGTCCCCTCCCCCTCTTCCGGGTGCCGCTCCTCGTCGAGGACCGCGATGCCCTGGTTCAGCGGCTGGTGCGGCACGACGTGGTCTGCGGCTACATCTACGACCCCCCGCTGGACGACTACGCGGGCGCGGAGTTCGTCGAGCCCTCCCCCGACCCGGCCCCCGCCCGCTGGTTCGCCGCGCACACGCTCCCCGCCGATCCGCTCCTGGCCCGCCGGATCGTGGCCGCGTTCACCAAGGAACGCGTGGCCGACGCGCACCCCTCGCTGCTGCGGCCGGTCCCGGACGCCACACCGCCCCGGCTGCTGGGGCAGTGAGCTCCGCCACCCCGACGATCGATCAAAACATCAGGGGGTTAGCATATGAGCGCCGCCTAGCTCGAAAGAGAATTCTGTGACTGTCAAGGACGACTCGTTCACCGACTGGAAGAACCGCGAGGAGATCGCGGAATCGATGATCCCGATGATCGGGAGGCTGCACCGGGAGCGCGACGTAACGATTCTTCTGCACAGCCGTTCCCTCGTGAACAAGTCGGTGGTCAGCATCCTGAAGACCCACCGGTTCGCCCGGCAGATCGCCGGTGAGGAGCTCTCCGTCACCGACACCCTGCCCTTCGTCCAGGCCCTCACCACGCTGGACCTCGGCCCCGCGCAGATCGACATCGGCCGGCTGGCCGAGATCTACAAGACCGACGACCGCGGTCTGTCGGTGGCCGAGTTCACCGCGGAGGCCGTGGCCGGAGCGACGGGCGGCAACAAGATCGACCGCCGTGAGCCGCGGGACGTCGTCCTCTACGGCTTCGGCCGCATCGGCCGCCTGGTGGCCCGGCTGCTGATCGAGAAGGCGGGCTCCGGCAACGGACTGCGGCTGCGCGCGATCGTCGTCCGGGGCGGCGGCGGGCGGGCCTCCGAGGATCTCGTCAAGCGGGCCTCGCTGCTGCGCCGGGACTCCATCCACGGCCAGTTCCAGGGCACGATCACCGTCGACGAGGCCGAGGGCGCGATCGTCGCCAACGGCAACACCATCAAGGTGATCTACGCGAACGACCCCTCCGAGGTCGACTACACGGCGTACGGCATCAAGAACGCCATCCTCATCGACAACACCGGCAAGTGGCGCGACCGCGAGGGCCTCTCGCAGCACCTGCGCCCCGGCATCGACAAGGTCGTGCTGACCGCGCCGGGCAAGGGCGACGTCCCCAACATCGTGCACGGCGTCAACCACGACACCATCAAGCCGGACGAGCAGATCCTGTCCTGCGCGTCCTGCACCACGAACGCGATCGTGCCGCCCCTGAAGGCGATGGCCGACGAGTACGGCGTGCTGCGCGGCCACGTGGAGACGGTCCACTCCTTCACCAACGACCAGAACCTGCTGGACAACTACCACAAGGCCGACCGCCGGGGCCGCTCCGCGCCGCTCAACATGGTGATCACGGAGACGGGCGCCGCCTCCGCCGTCGCCAAGGCGCTGCCCGACCTCAAGGCCCCCATCACCGGCAGCTCGATCCGGGTGCCGGTGCCGGACGTCTCCATCGCGATCCTGAGCCTGCGCCTGGGCCGTGAGACCACCCGCGAGGAGGTCCTGGAGTACCTGCGTGACGTCTCCCTGACCTCCCCGCTCAAGCGCCAGATCGACTTCACGACGGCTCCGGACGCGGTCTCCATGGACTTCGTCGGCTCCCGCCACGCCTCGATCATCGACGCAGGCGCCACCAAGGTCGACGGCGACAACGCGATCCTCTACCTCTGGTACGACAACGAGTTCGGCTACTCGTGCCAGGTGGTGCGGGTCGTGCAGCACGTGACCGGGGTGGAGTACCCGACGTACCCGGCGGCGGTCTGATCCCGCGCCCGGCCTGATCCCGCCGCCCGGCCACGGCCGGGCCGGCCGGTCAGGGCCGGCGTTCCCGGTACAGGTCGCGCAGCAGGGCGATCTCGGCGCCGTGGTGCAGGACTTCCTGGTTGACCCACCACACGACGTCCAGGAACGGTTCCTCCGGGTCGCTGCCGTGCGGATAGGTGCAGTGGCCGACGGTGTCGAGGTCGGTGTCGTCGGTGTTCCGCAGGGCCGTGCGCCAGGCCTGTGCGGACGCGTCGAAGGCGGCGATCGCGTCGGCGGCGGTGCCGCTGACGCGGTAGTCGTCGCGGGTGAGGGCGTGGGTGCCCGCCGTGTGGTCGGCGCGCAGGAGCAGCATCTCGCTGAGGTGGCTCAGGCGCCACGCGAGGGTCGTGAACGGCGGCGGGACGGGGTGCGGGTGGGGCGCCGCGTCCCGGCCCCAGTCGCCGGTGCCGGCCAGGAACGTGGCCCGCGCGCCCGGCCCCTCCGAACGCCGCCGCACCGACCAGCAGTCCGGCACCGGCTCCCACAGGTACTCGTCGTCGGTCATCGGGCCGACCGGGGTCCGCGAGCCGTCGCCGCTGTCCATGACCGGCCCGGCGAGGCGACCGGCCAGGCGCTCGCAGGACCAGTCGAACTGGTCGAGCAGCGGCGTGATTCGAGGTCCTGCGGTCATCGGTGCTCCCCTGGGTCGTCCGACCCGCCAGGCTGGCACGGCGAGACCGGGTCTCGCTTCTCCTTTTCCCGGGGCCTAGTGGCCCCGGAACGCCTCCTCCAGCCACCACGCCCCGCGGTCGCGCACCACCTTCGCGTCGATCAGCAGGGGCGCCGACCGCGGCCCGGCGACCCAGTCCTCGACGGCCTTGAGATCCGTCCGGGTCCGCACGGTCACCGCCTCGAAGCCGTAGCCGCGGGCCACGGCCGCGATGTCGGTCGGCGGGAACTCGACCGTGTCGAGCGGGTGTCCGTCGGGACCGAAGTGGTGCACCTCCGCGCCGTAGGCGTCGTCGTTGTACACGACGACCACCATGGGCA is a genomic window containing:
- a CDS encoding DinB family protein — encoded protein: MTAGPRITPLLDQFDWSCERLAGRLAGPVMDSGDGSRTPVGPMTDDEYLWEPVPDCWSVRRRSEGPGARATFLAGTGDWGRDAAPHPHPVPPPFTTLAWRLSHLSEMLLLRADHTAGTHALTRDDYRVSGTAADAIAAFDASAQAWRTALRNTDDTDLDTVGHCTYPHGSDPEEPFLDVVWWVNQEVLHHGAEIALLRDLYRERRP
- a CDS encoding glyceraldehyde-3-phosphate dehydrogenase produces the protein MTVKDDSFTDWKNREEIAESMIPMIGRLHRERDVTILLHSRSLVNKSVVSILKTHRFARQIAGEELSVTDTLPFVQALTTLDLGPAQIDIGRLAEIYKTDDRGLSVAEFTAEAVAGATGGNKIDRREPRDVVLYGFGRIGRLVARLLIEKAGSGNGLRLRAIVVRGGGGRASEDLVKRASLLRRDSIHGQFQGTITVDEAEGAIVANGNTIKVIYANDPSEVDYTAYGIKNAILIDNTGKWRDREGLSQHLRPGIDKVVLTAPGKGDVPNIVHGVNHDTIKPDEQILSCASCTTNAIVPPLKAMADEYGVLRGHVETVHSFTNDQNLLDNYHKADRRGRSAPLNMVITETGAASAVAKALPDLKAPITGSSIRVPVPDVSIAILSLRLGRETTREEVLEYLRDVSLTSPLKRQIDFTTAPDAVSMDFVGSRHASIIDAGATKVDGDNAILYLWYDNEFGYSCQVVRVVQHVTGVEYPTYPAAV